A window of the Salarias fasciatus chromosome 7, fSalaFa1.1, whole genome shotgun sequence genome harbors these coding sequences:
- the lmf2a gene encoding lipase maturation factor 2a — protein MGEITLPRRMFLWCMAAIYMCAFVSLYVQIPGLYGNDGLLPARWQLRYSGKPLVEQLLSSPTLLWLGPRVGLDTHTAMELLCLLGAALSLAATLVEALRDSLVFLCLWAFYLSLYQVGQVFLYFQWDNLLLETGFLCILVAPMTLIRGSRGVKEHDRVTFWLNRWLLFRLMFASGVVKLTSRCPTWWGLTALTYHYETQCIPTPLAWFAHQLPVWWQKLSVVGTFVIEIAAPFLFFSPLRRLRLGAFYLQVLLQLLIILSGNYNFFNLLTLTLCLSLLDDQHVHFWLRRPQRRETNTDRKLWSRLCYLLEIAVWSLLIFGAIIGFDLQVDKLKNGVSSRTAFTFHQFNQFLKTVTIPCIWIGVLSLTWELLSSLFWCACVSGFLRRFWRMTQLSVFAVATVLMFTVSLVPFSYIEYDSHARLWPAVRRAHDMVHRYQLVNSYGLFRRMTGVGGRPEVVIEGSYDAITWTEIEFMYKPGNLSAAPPVVTPHQPRLDWQMWFAALGPQNQAPWFSSLMQRLLQGKADVIKLIQTDVSQYPFHRQPPAYLRAHRYRYWFTEPKADGSYPERWWRRVYDEEFYPTVHLGHTFLESMLSQYGLKDKSAPRRLSNSSTARAVRWVRSQVDGFSGHTIVWTLLACSATFCLLQGLFSRKKLGKPTSVTPEVADTEDDGSESGADETLDSCGMSEQQQEEEAEEEKDGTQDEEEEEEEEGEMDKAMLEKEEL, from the exons ATGGGGGAAATCACCCTGCCACGCCGCATGTTCCTCTGGTGCATGGCGGCCATCTACATGTGCGCCTTCGTGTCGCTGTACGTGCAGATTCCAG GTCTCTATGGTAACGATGGACTGCTGCCCGCCCGCTGGCAGCTGCGTTACAGCGGGAAGCccctggtggagcagctgctgtcgTCCCCCACCCTGCTGTGGCTGGGACCCCGGGTGGGCCTGGACACTCACACGGCCATGGAGCTGCTGTGCCTCCTGGGAGCGGCGCTGAGCCTCGCCGCCACGCTGGTGGAGGCTCTGCGGGACAGCCTGGTGTTTCTCTGCCTCTGGGCCTTCTACCTGTCCCTGTACCAG GTGGGCCAGGTGTTCCTCTACTTCCAGTG GGACAACTTGCTCCTGGAGACGGGGTTCCTCTGTATCCTCGTCGCCCCCATGACCTTAATTCGGGGATCACGAGGGGTCAAAGAGCACGATCGTGTGACCTTCTGGCTGAACCGCTGGCTGCTCTTCAGACTGATGTTCGCCTCTGGAGTGGTGAAACTCACCTCGCGCTGTCCCACGTGGTGGGGCCTcacag CTCTGACGTACCACTATGAGACCCAGTGCATCCCCACCCCGCTGGCCTGGTTCGCCCACCAGCTGCCAGTGTGGTGGCAGAAGCTGAGCGTGGTGGGAACCTTCGTCATCGAGATCGCGGCGCCTTTCCTCTTCTTCAGTCCGTTGCGCCGGCTGCGACTCGGTGCTTTTTACTTGCAG gtgctgctccagctgctcatcATTTTGTCGGGAAATTACAACTTCTTCAACCTGCTGACTCTGACGCTCTGCCTCTCCCTCCTGGACGATCAGCACGTTCACTTCTGGCTCCGCAGGCCGCAACGCAGAGAGACGAACACAG ACAGGAAGCTGTGGTCGCGGCTGTGTTACCTGCTGGAGATCGCAGTCTGGTCCCTCCTGATCTTCGGAGCGATCATCGGCTTCGACTTGCAGGTGGACAAACTGAAGAATGGCGTCTCGTCCCGGACAG cttTCACGTTTCATCAGTTTAACCAGTTTCTAAAGACGGTCACCATCCCCTGTATCTGGATCGGCGTCCTCTCGCTCACCTGGGAGCTGCTCTCCTCTTTATTCTG gtgtGCCTGTGTGTCTGGTTTCCTGAGGAGGTTTTGGAGAATGACCCAGCTGAGTGTGTTTGCTGTCGCTACCGTTTTGATGTTCACTGTCAGTCTG gTGCCTTTCTCTTACATCGAGTACGACTCTCACGCCCGGCTGTGGCCGGCGGTGCGCCGCGCTCACGATATGGTGCACCGCTACCAGCTGGTCAACTCGTACGGGCTGTTCAGAAGGATGACCGGCGTGGGAGGTCGCCCCGAGGTCGTCATCGAGGGAAGCTACGACGCCATCACCTGGACG GAGATTGAGTTCATGTATAAACCGGGAAACCTGAGCGCCGCTCCCCCGGTGGTGACCCCACATCAGCCCCGGCTGGACTGGCAGATGTGGTTTGCTGCTCTCGGGCCTCAGAACCAGGCTCCATGGTTCAGCAGCCTGATGCAGCGACTGCTGCAAGGCAAAGCGGACG TGATCAAGTTGATCCAGACAGACGTATCCCAGTATCCATTTCACCGGCAGCCTCCCGCCTACCTCCGAGCTCACCGCTACAGATACTGGTTCACTGAACCGAAGGCTGACGG GTCGTACCCTGAGCGCTGGTGGAGGAGAGTCTACGATGAGGAATTCTATCCCACAGTGCATCTGGGCCACACTTTCCTGGAGAGCATGCTCAGCCAGTACGGCCTAAAg GACAAGTCGGCGCCACGCCGTCTGTCCAACAGCTCCACAGCTCGGGCCGTGAGGTGGGTGCGCTCGCAGGTGGACGGTTTCTCTGGCCACACAATAGTCTGGACCTTGCTGGCCTGCAGCGCCACCTTCTGCCTGCTCCAGGGATTATTCAGCAGGAAGAAACTCGGGAAGCCGACCTCGGTGACGCCAGAGGTCGCCGACACTGAAGACGATGGATCGGAAAGTGGAGCGGATGAAACTCTGGACTCTTGTGGGATgtctgaacagcagcaggaggaggaagcggaagaggagaaagatggaactcaggatgaagaggaggaggaggaggaggagggagaaatgGACAAGGCGATGCTTGAAAAAGAAGAGCTTTGA